DNA from Oreochromis niloticus isolate F11D_XX unplaced genomic scaffold, O_niloticus_UMD_NMBU tig00007802_pilon, whole genome shotgun sequence:
TTTTGCTGTTCTTTTGCTCGCAGGGTGGTCTGTGGCTCAGCTGTGGAGAGGGTGGAGAGGGCCAGTTCCAGGAGAGGCTGGCCAACACAGCTGGGGATCATTATCAGATCATGCCTACCCTATCTGAGCAGCACGCCGGGAACTTAACACAACACAAATGTGTGTTACAGTGGCGCCCAATTACCCAGGACAAGATATCAGACCCACGAACCATGCAGAGCTAGCTGCCAGCAGACAGCGGTGCAACGACAGCAACCTGGAAGCCCCAGGACCAGGCCAAGTACCAGACAAATGTCCTGGAAAATCTGGTTGCTCAATGTGGTTCCTCTCCAGCCCTGCCACAGCTCTCCCCCCGCCCCTGGCCTTGTGATTAACAGAGTCACACAGCGAATGGTTTCGCTCCATCGTTCCTGTGGTGAAGAAAGGTGGGTCTATAAGGTTCTGTGTTGACTACCACAAGATGATTGAGGTGTCACAGCTTATCGCTTATTCCATGCCATCGGTCAATGAACTCCTACTGCTCATTTTTTCACAACACTGGATTTGACCAAGTGCTACTGGCATATTCCCTTGTCTCCAGAGTTTCCACTCTGTTCAGATTTTACCAATTCGTCACacttttatttgactttttcaAAAAGGGTGTTGACCATGCCATTGATTATATAAGCCACAAACTCTCAAAATGGGAAATCCCCGGCTTGAGTTCGGAGGTGGGTATATGGTGGGGTGCGGTCTGTGGCTCAGCTCTAAGGAAGGGGTGTTGCAGTTGATTCAGAGGGTCGTACCAAGGGAGTCTGACCAACGAGCTGGGGGACATAAATGGATCACACGTCCCCATTTTTAGCAATACGCCAGCGCCttgagaggaagaggagctCAGAGTACGTAGCTGTGTGCAAGCAAACAGAATGAAAGTGTGAGCCAGCTGGCAACAAAAACCTAAAAAGGCGacagtataaataaagaacgTTGAAACACTGTGTGCATGTCATAGTGGGAAACATAGCACAAAAGTGTGTTTAGCTACACATGCCACCTCCCTTGCACTAACCCAACTCCTTTGTCCACTCCTGGCGGTGAACAGAGAGGTCCACAGGAACAATAGCTGAGTCAAGGACTGAGGGATCCAGGCATGTCTccgtaaaaaaataaagacattacAGTCCTTAATAGTGGAGAGTCATCCTGGCCCGTAGTTCATCCAGCTTGTTTTCCAGTTTGGATGTTAGAGGAATACTGGGGAGGGGGCAAACAGTGTTGTCTGTTCCTCAACTTGGCTAGGACTCTGGCTCTTTTCCCTCCTTTTCCTCCAGCATTGTTTCCACTAAGGTAGCCAAGGTAAAGTACCTCCACTCATTAAAAAGTGTGGTCCCAGACTGTGAATGTTGTTGGATGTCTAAACGAGTCTGTCTGTCATATGGAGCCTTGGCTCcattttaaacatatttctTCAATGCTTGACCACAGACTATATTTAAGATATGGACATCGCGACATAAGCATATTGGGATGCTGGttcatcagactgctgaactgGTTTGGAAGTCGCACCAAAGCTTTTCACAACAAACAACCATTTATTTCAGTGGATAAAGACAGGGTAATCATGAGCAACAAGACCAACTAAAACCTTGTGACTGTCACTGATTAGAGGCATCTAATGTTCctaacacaaaaaacacatggATAGTTCTTAGTAGGTTAAGATAACATTACTTGAactaaaacacagtttttgGTCACCTTCACAGCAGTTTCATGAAAGGCAGAAACCTTAAAAagtgggaaaaagtaaaaagccCTACAAAAGTTGAAACAATTGTGAGGCTATGCCAGACCAGTCACAGCAAACATGAATCAGATTCTCTTTGGTGACACAATAAAGGGAGATTTAGATTATCTTTGGTCAGagaatgaaaacatgttttatgcactgtaaaataaaactaaagtgATACTTAATATttcaccaaaacaaaacataatgcCAAATACCATTTCTAATACAGCTTAATACTTACCAATGTACTGTGGAGTGCCACTTGTGCTCTTGTACTCCTCTCCCGGATGAAACATGTGAGCCAGGCCAAAGTCTATGAGTTTGATGTTGGGAGGTTTTGACACTTTGTCTGACAGCATGATATTTTCTGGCTGAATGTGGAGaaaaatgttatgttggaaACCACATCTTTGAAAATGTTCTGTTCCACAATATAAAATGATAGATGTAACTAAGTATACTTACCTTGAGGTCAAAGTGGGcaatgtttttgcagtgtaTGAATCTCAGTCCCTCCAGTATCTGCTTCATGAATTCAATAGCCTCAGTTTCCAACAGATTCTCTTTCTCAGCAATGAAGTCAAACAACTCCCCTCCACTGACACTAAGCAGAAAAGTGTTTTAATGAGATACTTGTTACACTTTCATTTTTTCCCTGTACAGAACAGGACAGGGTAGCAAATATATATTTACTCACTACCCACATAGCAAACAgttctggcccggatctggtgtcaagccggcactgctggctgacttctggcatggtaagtggtatgtcatccagatatggacCAGGCCTgccatagatggcactgtttatgtgatggcatgccacatctgccccgattgtggtttggtttatatGACCCAGGTGCATAAAAAACAGGTCTGGTGAATCCCCCCGGCTGGCACTTCTGattgactggtgtcatggcagggtgtatgtcaaccagatgtgggccaggtctggcaatgatggcactcatttatgttccttttttcctattttagttagaagacccaaatgccatgttacactactatactgctatggtagccaacgtttcaaatgcaggtttgacaggtttatGAGTGTACAGTTTACTAGTGAGGGTTCACTCATGTTTACCACCGGGTGGctaggaggtagagcaggtcacctcctaatcggaaggttagtggttcaatccctggctcctgCATGTCAagtgggcaagatactaacccaagttgctctccgatgcatccatcagagtatgagtGTGtctgaatgtagttaggaagcacttaGTTTAAAGAAAGTGactgtggcatgttgtatagagcgctttgagtactctgggagagtagaaaagctctatataagaatcagtccattcactgtctgaacagagtttcgtcatgttacttttgtaGCAGGAGTGTTACTTGATATATTGTTAATTATGaattatataaaatattcaattcaaaataaatttgCTGCATTACCTTGGTTGAGACATTTTTAATCTGTGCTAAAtacggcacatgttgttattacatggcttgattaaggtacacattaagctgacatctggggccagagctgaaagtgttctgggccagcacagggccagcagtgtgtctgcaactggccctgCACTGGCcaatgtgtgggccacctctggcaaacctgatctgggccaccaaagggccgtcattctttgcggtatgtgggccatgtgtaagcacactgtgtgggccagatccggaACATACCAGTTTGTGGTTTTATGGTTTGTTTCCCATCTGTTATCTgttatttgggggggggggggggattcgCATTAACAGAAAACGTGTTTAAACGTGTTTACATTTGTAGGTATAACAGTGAAGTGGTTATCAGTCACAGCTCTggtgagctacagccacctgtagctcaggtggcagagcaggtcagccactaatcagaaagtcggtggttcgatcccaggctgcctcctggctgcatgccaaatatccttgggcaagatactaaccccatgtttgcctactggtggtggtcagagggcccggtggcgccagtgtccggcagcctcgcctctgtcagtgcgccccagggcagctgtgactacaatgtagcttgccattgccagtgtgtgaatgggtgaatgactgaatgtagtgtaatgcgctttggggtccttagggactgaataaagcgctatacaaatgcaaacaaaaaggATGTTTTATGGAGATATTTGTCAACTCACAGCTCCAGGATGAGCACCACTTCAGCGCGACTTTCAAAAACATCTTTAAGAGCCACAATGTTTGGATGTTGGACAGCCTGGAGGATCTCCACCTCTCGCTCCACGCTGCTCCTGTCCAGGCCAAGACGGCTGCATGCAACCTTCCGAATCTTCAGGAACTTGCCTGCCCAAAACTTCCCAGAGGTCCGCTCCCGAACCTGTCGAACCTGGCCAAAATGCCCACTGTACGGGGGAAGGACAGAATTCACAAAAAACACCAAGCCTGGCATGCATCAAAAATATTGTGTCCtgacaaattttttttttttttttttttttatgttaaagtaaaaacaaatagtCTTCCCAGACATTTGGGTCAGGCCTAGTCACCATATCCTCACATAGCCAAATAGGCTTCTGCTGCTCAACGGGTGGTCCTTACACGAGAACATTAACTCTTCCAGCAGCTTCGGAAAAACTCTGAGTAACTGCTCTGCCGCCCAGGTGGCCTGGGGCAATTTCTTCCCTTCATAACTTTATCCAGTGGTTTCTGTTATGACGCTGAGCCACGAGATATTCAGCCTAGATGCAGAGTATTTGCACACGTTTTGCATATTCATGCTTTGAGCAGGAGAGGTCCTCCCCCTCATCCCAGTGAGAGGTCACAGCGTTGAACTTAAAGTCAAGCCCCAGAGTTTCTGCTAGTTTCTGTCCACTTTCACTATCTGTGGTGCTAACAACAAGGACAACGAGTTAGCTGGTTTACTAACTTCAgtagaaaaggaaaataatgtTAGCTGGCGTGCTAAACCGTACTAACTAAACCGCCTTAGCAGAGAGTAAGTGGTACGACGCCCGATCTATGGTGAAGACTTAGTTTCAGCACAGACGAGCAAAAGGTATCAAGCACCCAGCAACAGAAAGTTTGCTAAACACTCCTGTCTATGGACAGGTAAGATAGCTAGCTAGCCTAATGCAGGTTGAGATATGTGCAGAAGCTTGAAGAGCTGTTTCAATAATGGCTATGTAATAGCGCAAGCTATTGAAGGATGGGAGTTTCTGCCTGACGTAGTTGTCACAATCACCAGCCAATCAGGAGTGGCGGAATGAGATAAATTACTCTGATTTGAATTGCATCCCATAGTGCAATATTGCAGTGAATGCTACTATGGGAACTGATCCGTaatccgaaccgatcccactACACGGTTCGGGAcgcacgtgatccgaagattcgaaaaagaaggaaaaaaagtatgtgtatggTGTGCAtggtcagtctgtcaagcgATAGTTATGGCCAGTGCTAGCGGTCCAAggggaggagcagaggagtttgcggcatttaagcagccctttgctcCCCAATCCAATCGGGCTAAAGCTATTACGAAAGCTACTagggtgtttagctgcagacgggaggccgTATTCCCTTGTGCAAAATAAGGGGTTTAAACTatgatgaacgtgcttgagccaAGCTATGATATCCCGTTGCgcatccacttcagtgacaagatcgtACCCAggcatgtatgagcaggaaaagtttaaagttatggctgaactgtcccaggcatcttctgttgcccAACTACAAATGGGTAGACCTCAAGGTCAACGGAAAGCTACATGACCGTGACCGCAttatatcacagcggagtggtatatatatatatatatatatatatatatatatatatatatatatatatatatatatatatatatatatatatatatatatatatatatatatataatatatatatatagagagagagagagagagagagagagatatagagatatagagatatatatatataataatgagtcttgagttgaatgtttttaataggcaaaaaatacttaaataagttCATAAGTAGATGTTaaagttttgtctttttttatttttttgctgatcCCAAAATTGATCCGATCCGTGACTTAAAACCGTGATCCAATCCGAACCGTGACATTTTTGATCCATTGCACCACTAATGGGAACAGGGAATTTTACTTTCACATGCATCACCTCGTTAAATATGGTTGCAGACCAACCATACGCGGTACAGAGCTACAGGTTATTGTAGgcaggcattaaaaaaaaaaaaaaaaagcaaaggacACAGCTCTTGTTACAGTATGCTGGGGATGACTGGAAGACTGATGTCTCTGAGAGTTTTTATTCCTATTGTGGTTAATAATTTATAGTGGAATTGCAGTATAATTGCTCAAAATGAGAAGTTTGCTaagcacacaagcacagaggTTTCTGTGGTCATTTTGCAAGAGTCTGGTATAGGTTGCATAAAATGCATGTAGCTCATTTCCTTTGTATGATTGTGAGTTACCATAAGATTAtcgtttcttctctgttttacCATATTACTCAGAGAGCTTTTTGGGGTATCgactagggctgctcaattaatcgaattttaatctaaattacgatctgggctttcaacgatcattaaaaatgactgagctgactattagcacctccctcgtgctttactctcgcgctggtCAGTgtgcacctctctgcgtttcgaacacgtgtcacaacaattaagaggacccgagggaagctcggaaagctaagcaaaagttatttggagaggagaggataacggctgctgaagaaagaatgccgctGGTTGAAAAGAGGGGTAAagcgacttcagtggtgtggaaacatgggttcgcggagtcagacgtggatcaagtagacatagtgtgtaaactttgctacggtgtcgtagctgcaccacagagcaacactacaaatttattcaaTCATTTGAAGACCGCTCACAAAGTGACATACGATCAAACAATGAAGGAGCAGCAACTTTAGTTGACATACCTCAATGTCAGTTTGATGCAATTGTGCATTGTGTGGCTACACAGCTTGCCTTGATGTTTGGTTATTTGCATAAATATTATGCAGTaatttgaagttcactaaacattaatgtttacatttttcatttattttttatattgcaaacatttgcactgttatcagtatttgcacactattttatattattttttgacaatctttaaagccattattcaatacattgttattgttaaataaatatcgtcaaataatcgagatctcaatttcagtgaaaataatcgtgattatcatttttgccataatcgagcagccctagtATCGACAATCAAATTAAGGCTGAAATCCAGCTTATTACAAATTCAATATGCTGTTATTCAGAAACACAAATCTGTACATGTCCTCCCCATACATCACTGTATCATGCGGAAGACCTACTGGAACATATGAGAGCATAAAACAGTTGCATCCATACCTTCCCAGAACTTCCCCAATCTCATAGAAGTCTTCCACATTCTCAGGTTTGAAGACAGCCATGTTCCTTTGTTTCACACTGGTCACCTTGGTTATAGGTTTGCCTACTGCCAACTATTTAATATGGAGCTTCAAGTGGTTCATGATCCTCCAAACTCTAACATCAAGGCTGGACCTGAGTTTGAGTAACAGAAAATATTACAGAAAATTATGTTCTCCAAAAGAACACACACTGTCTTATACTGTGACAACTACACAAGCACAGTGCATACATCTGATACATACAGCCGACATTTTGCtagcgagaaaaaaaaaaaaattatcggACTTGAACAACCAAAAATTTCTCCAGGGTTCTTCAATATGCATTTATCCTGAACTTTTCCCAGTCATCTAGTTTGAGATTAATACTTTATCTagtcataaataaaactgtaacgCAGCAGTGTTCCATCAGAGAAGCAAGGTAAGCAGCGACTGCCTGGTCAAATCGAAAAATCTAAAACAATTATGTGACAGATCTCTTTTAATCTGAAACAGTGTTCTGCCATCAAACTTCCACCCATCCTTTACATTACTGCCATCTTTTGACTGCAGTTGGCTTTTGCTACTGGAAGCTCTACTTGTCTCGGATCCTACTGAAAACTGTGTGCTTCTATTTCATGAGCATATCTGTGTCCTGTTAACCATGTCTGAAGATTGACAAGCTAAGAGACCAGATAAACATCTGGTGTTTGATGAGAGACTGATGGGAGATTAGCATGCAAGGTATGCTGCCACTGGCTCTGCATTCAAAGTTCTGAGATTCCCAGTTTGTGTGGAAACAGAATCAGCATTAGCCAGCAGATGAGCTTCTGGAATTCATCATCGTAACAGATGATTATGAGCAAGCGTTTCCTCTTAAAAACCAACTTGACAAACATGTAGACAAACTAGAGTGCAGAGTGAAAAGTTTTAATAACTTCCTTAGGCAAGTGGAACAGGCACAGGCTCAACCAGCACATTAAGATTAGTATATCTGAGAAATCACTAGTAAGATTAACTAGCTGTTTGGTCAAGACGCCTTCATTtttcaataacatttttacatatttaaccCACTGTAGATGGAGACAGTTATTCATGTCATGTACTGCTCAAGCCTTTTAATTCacctatgttttttttgttattaatacattttaatatattAACAAGCTGTGTTTCTAAGCTCATTAACAATTTTTTTCAGGCATAATGGGCTGTCACAAGAAAACTACTACAAAACTAcacaaagatataaatattattattttactttattctacTTTGAATGCTAAGTGCTTGATGTAATGGCTGAGCTGAGATAGCAGTGCTAAAATTTTCTACTACATGGTCACCTGGTCAGATTCTCTTCAATGGCTTCTTTGAAAGCAGAGTAACAGTGTCTCCATTGTGTTACtgacattttcagaaaataTATGCATAATTTCTCAGTTATCGCCTGACTGTATATGTGGAATGTGTTGTGATAACATTGACAAGTATACTAGATGCCATGGATTCTTAGGATTACAATTCTTTGTATTGTTGTAGAAGAATGAGCTCAGTGACATTCACCTCACACCCTCAGTAGTTTTAATGTTACAGCTgtatatttttagtattttacgTGTTCATTCAGTACACTACCATCATACTTTTTGCAATTCTAAAAAATGTTTACaatattttagaaaataaaatgtattgacataaaATGGAAGCACTGCAAAGAAGAATTTAGCAGTTTCACGCAATAACTTTACGTACGTAGAAGATTAAGCTGACAAAagactgaagaaaacaaaagccTCTTAGTGGCATCATCAGCTTCCACAGAAACACAAGTCACACGTGAGGCACTTCCTCATTTCAGGTTCTATTTCTGGGCTTGAGGACCCGAGGATTTTTATCTGATTAGGTGCTGTATGACAATGACTTCTCTCGTCTGCTTTTGGCACTTCCATTGATTCTCTTCTCACAACTCTCTGCACTAGAAACCATGACATCAGATGCATGTTGCAAACTTCTCTCTACACACTTTGATGTACTTCCCCATATGATACAGAATGAAAGAAACATTCAGGGAAGGGTGAATAAAATGTGGATGTCAGTCTTTCAAACGTCGTCCGACCCTGGTCATTTCACAAAGCATGACGAGAACAGTAATAGCTACAGGAATGTCACTATAGGCACCAGATTCAAAACTCTGGTACACTGCAGAAAATAAATTTATGGACCTAACAGGCTCAAGACGCATAGTCTGAATTATGGTTGTTTTTGTGATATTCTctatgttatttaaaaaattttaaattaaattaaaagtaaagaaaGTTACtgtaacttgttttgtttttctacagtGTTAGAATTTCTGTGACagcaattttgtcattttatttaactGGATGCAGAAAAGCACATACAAATTTGGAAAATGTAAAGACGATTTTGCAAAAAGGAACAGACATGCCAAACATGCCAGACATTTCAGTTCATTAAGCTAGTTAACTGATCTGTAAATAATTCCAAACAATCTAGATTGGGTAATCAGCCGATATCTGAGCAGACTGACTGCCATTTGTCAGTGATGCTTTTGTTGCATTGCGCTTTTCCTAAACTAACCAAGCAGAACTAGTCCAACCCGTTGCAATTCT
Protein-coding regions in this window:
- the si:dkey-240h12.4 gene encoding death-associated protein kinase 2; the encoded protein is MAVFKPENVEDFYEIGEVLGSGHFGQVRQVRERTSGKFWAGKFLKIRKVACSRLGLDRSSVEREVEILQAVQHPNIVALKDVFESRAEVVLILELVSGGELFDFIAEKENLLETEAIEFMKQILEGLRFIHCKNIAHFDLKPENIMLSDKVSKPPNIKLIDFGLAHMFHPGEEYKSTSGTPQYIAPEVISCQPLSTAADMWSIGVITYILLSGLSPFQGDTDEETLGNVIAMKYEFNEHYFSLTSPMAKDFIQKLLMKNPEDRMTAEECLLHPWIKPITPKQAAKRNRSSINMKNFKKFNARRKWKMSYNMVSVCNRLVNLRLLCKDTSSPDPLQRQCESDVEDTESKPASLLRRRLSSSS